From a single Lentimicrobiaceae bacterium genomic region:
- a CDS encoding class I SAM-dependent methyltransferase, with protein MTALNQANLQQMASAVFEAIDRQIWLNRNANLFAAGLSAGFSAEIEAVRQNPAFELLKQQAGFREQVIAYTVQKVLSAFYDANQFIEVSHAQITQLHTIYQQLFDDLYSRQNLQITAEAHYNRLSLWLISSNPYLARINPPENENVARVVCANYSPAFQLEVLGIQPEALLEPVLDLGCGDNALLVSFLREKGVDAHGLDRSCHLSQPWIKSCSWFETEFKRGEWGTILSNMAFSVHFMHHQLRDDGDKKAYALKYAEIVRSLKPGGSFYYAPSLPQMESLLPDGKFSLNRTPVAAGLFKTHLKRL; from the coding sequence ATGACAGCTCTGAATCAAGCCAACCTGCAACAGATGGCATCCGCTGTTTTTGAAGCTATTGACAGGCAGATATGGCTAAATCGCAATGCCAATCTTTTTGCTGCCGGGCTTTCGGCCGGCTTTTCGGCCGAAATAGAGGCTGTAAGGCAAAATCCGGCCTTTGAGTTGCTGAAACAGCAAGCTGGTTTTCGTGAGCAGGTGATTGCTTACACCGTGCAAAAAGTGCTTTCGGCCTTTTATGATGCCAATCAATTTATTGAAGTCAGCCATGCGCAAATAACTCAGCTTCACACCATCTATCAACAGTTATTTGACGATTTATACAGCAGGCAAAATTTGCAGATTACTGCCGAAGCCCATTATAACCGGCTGAGTTTGTGGTTAATCAGTTCAAACCCCTATCTGGCGCGCATCAATCCGCCTGAAAATGAAAATGTAGCCCGCGTGGTTTGTGCCAACTATTCGCCGGCTTTTCAGCTGGAGGTGCTGGGCATTCAACCTGAGGCTTTATTAGAACCTGTGCTTGACCTGGGTTGTGGCGATAATGCCTTGCTGGTGAGCTTTTTGCGCGAAAAGGGTGTGGATGCTCATGGCCTCGACCGCTCATGTCATTTGTCGCAACCCTGGATAAAATCATGCAGTTGGTTCGAAACTGAATTTAAAAGAGGGGAGTGGGGGACTATTCTTTCCAATATGGCTTTTTCGGTGCATTTTATGCACCATCAGCTGCGCGACGATGGTGACAAAAAGGCCTATGCGCTGAAATACGCCGAAATTGTCAGATCACTCAAACCCGGTGGCAGCTTTTATTATGCCCCTTCGCTGCCGCAAATGGAAAGCCTGTTGCCCGATGGAAAGTTTAGTCTTAACCGCACACCAGTTGCTGCCGGACTGTTTAAAACCCATTTAAAAAGGCTTTAA